From a region of the Bradyrhizobium sp. KBS0727 genome:
- a CDS encoding dienelactone hydrolase family protein translates to MWKLIVALVGAMAGLTSTAVAQETKYLAARVEFHPINSLTISDQQFLTGDENGKATQFVGQLRIAQGSGRLPVVILLHGCGGIGSNIEFWSRELNASGISTFAIDGFTGRGITTTCTNQAQLGRLNSVLDVYRSLEILGKHPRVDPTRIAVMGFSRGGQGTLYASELRFHKLWNKSGVDLAAYIPFYPDCSTTYANDADIASRPVRIFHGTPDDYNPVASCKLFVERLKAAGKDIVLAEYPNANHAFDVPLIAGSSVVAKDNQTVRNCKLREESAGVIVNASSNEVFTYNDACVELNPHIGYDPQATAAAKQAVIEFLKTLFGLS, encoded by the coding sequence ATGTGGAAATTGATTGTTGCGCTCGTGGGCGCGATGGCTGGGCTGACAAGTACCGCCGTCGCACAAGAAACCAAGTATCTGGCCGCTCGCGTTGAATTTCATCCTATCAATTCCCTCACGATCTCGGATCAACAATTCCTGACGGGCGACGAGAACGGCAAAGCAACCCAGTTCGTCGGGCAACTCCGAATTGCGCAAGGAAGCGGTCGATTGCCTGTAGTCATATTGCTGCATGGCTGTGGGGGAATAGGCTCGAACATAGAATTTTGGTCGAGGGAGCTGAATGCGTCAGGCATTTCAACTTTCGCCATTGATGGGTTTACAGGACGCGGCATCACCACCACATGCACAAACCAGGCGCAGCTAGGACGATTGAATTCTGTGCTCGATGTCTATCGCTCGCTTGAAATTCTCGGCAAGCATCCTCGTGTCGATCCCACTCGCATCGCTGTCATGGGCTTTTCGCGTGGGGGCCAAGGAACTCTCTATGCGAGCGAACTGCGCTTTCATAAATTGTGGAACAAGTCCGGAGTCGATCTTGCAGCCTACATCCCCTTCTATCCAGATTGCTCGACGACATATGCAAATGATGCCGACATAGCCAGTCGCCCGGTTCGCATCTTCCACGGCACGCCGGATGACTACAATCCAGTCGCGAGCTGCAAGTTGTTCGTCGAAAGACTCAAGGCGGCCGGCAAAGATATCGTTCTTGCAGAATACCCAAATGCAAACCACGCGTTTGATGTTCCTCTGATAGCTGGATCGTCCGTCGTTGCGAAAGACAACCAAACAGTCCGGAATTGCAAACTTCGTGAGGAGTCAGCAGGAGTTATCGTTAATGCGTCCAGCAATGAGGTATTCACATACAACGACGCATGCGTGGAGTTGAACCCGCACATCGGATATGATCCTCAAGCAACGGCTGCCGCCAAACAAGCGGTGATAGAGTTTCTGAAGACGCTCTTCGGGCTCAGCTAG
- a CDS encoding tyramine oxidase — protein sequence MNASAVWGKYLLVALLGLLPFAASAQEARPVHPLDALTATELRQVQEILVAAGKLGPKARVHSVDLEEPDKAVVTAWRPGMALPRRAVAVVSEAGNVHEAAVDLAANRVTSWQAVSGEPALLFEEVTGATGLALSDPRMVQALAKRGFAPDQVFCLPLTAGNFGNKEDQGRRLIKVPCVGKPVGSNYWARPIEGLFATIDLKTRKVLDVTDSGAVPVSGDTGGYKEAEIAARGALRPESKPAGVAQPGGDNIAIEDGRIVWDMWRFHLRADKRPGPVLSLVEARDGSRWRSVAYQMHLSEVFVPYMDADKAWYFRTYMDSGEYGFGNSLSPLRKGIDCPAYARFFPVTMPQDNGEPIQTPDAICVFERSIGDPAWRHFEIFEQSAQRQVPAEGRPASELVVRSASEVGNYDYLIDYVFHQDGSIRVAVGATGLDAVKGVASQSMKDATAADDTRQGTLIAPGLVAPFHSHYFNFRLDLDVDGATNDFMRERLVQKSLPKGSPRRSMYAVAHEMPAREQEARTRIESASPALYHFANNNVESALGHHPGYMLMPEGSYVHPLLAADDPPVKRNDYLHYQLSVTPYSPAERYAGGRYAMMSDGKDTLGTWTARNRPISNRDIVAWYTVGFHHITRMEDWPVMPTHWFGFTLMPHNFFASNPAMTIRDVK from the coding sequence ATGAACGCATCGGCTGTTTGGGGGAAGTACCTGCTGGTGGCCTTGTTGGGGCTTCTGCCGTTCGCGGCCTCGGCCCAGGAGGCGCGGCCCGTGCATCCGCTCGATGCGCTGACGGCGACCGAACTTCGCCAGGTGCAGGAAATTCTTGTCGCCGCCGGCAAGCTCGGGCCGAAGGCGCGCGTTCACAGCGTCGATCTCGAAGAACCCGACAAGGCTGTTGTCACGGCGTGGCGGCCGGGCATGGCCTTGCCGCGGCGCGCGGTGGCCGTGGTGAGTGAGGCCGGCAATGTGCATGAAGCGGCCGTCGACCTCGCAGCCAACCGCGTCACCTCATGGCAGGCGGTCAGCGGCGAACCGGCGCTGCTGTTCGAGGAAGTCACCGGCGCGACCGGTTTGGCACTATCGGATCCGCGCATGGTGCAGGCGCTGGCGAAGCGCGGCTTCGCGCCCGATCAGGTTTTCTGTCTGCCGCTTACTGCGGGGAATTTCGGCAACAAGGAAGACCAGGGCCGCCGCCTGATCAAGGTGCCCTGTGTCGGCAAGCCGGTTGGATCCAACTACTGGGCGCGCCCGATCGAAGGCCTGTTCGCGACCATCGATCTCAAGACCAGAAAAGTGCTCGACGTCACCGATAGCGGTGCCGTGCCGGTGTCGGGTGACACCGGGGGCTACAAGGAAGCCGAGATTGCCGCGCGCGGCGCGTTGCGGCCGGAGTCAAAGCCCGCCGGCGTCGCCCAGCCCGGCGGCGACAATATCGCGATTGAGGACGGCCGCATCGTCTGGGACATGTGGCGCTTTCATCTGCGCGCCGACAAGCGGCCGGGGCCGGTGCTGTCGTTGGTCGAGGCGCGCGACGGCAGCCGCTGGCGTTCGGTCGCCTACCAGATGCATTTGTCCGAAGTGTTCGTGCCCTACATGGACGCGGACAAGGCCTGGTACTTCCGGACCTATATGGACAGCGGCGAATACGGTTTTGGCAACTCGCTGAGCCCGCTGCGCAAGGGGATCGACTGTCCGGCTTATGCACGCTTCTTCCCGGTCACCATGCCGCAGGACAATGGCGAGCCGATCCAGACGCCCGATGCGATCTGCGTGTTCGAACGCTCGATCGGCGATCCCGCCTGGCGGCATTTTGAAATCTTCGAGCAGTCGGCACAACGCCAGGTCCCGGCCGAGGGCCGTCCGGCGAGCGAACTCGTGGTGCGCTCGGCCTCCGAGGTCGGCAATTACGATTACCTGATCGACTATGTCTTTCACCAGGACGGCAGCATCCGCGTCGCCGTCGGCGCCACCGGTCTCGATGCCGTCAAGGGCGTGGCCAGCCAATCGATGAAGGACGCCACCGCCGCCGATGACACCAGGCAGGGCACGCTGATCGCGCCCGGCCTGGTGGCGCCGTTCCACAGCCACTACTTCAACTTCCGCCTCGATCTCGACGTCGACGGTGCCACCAACGATTTCATGCGCGAGCGGCTGGTGCAGAAATCACTGCCCAAAGGCTCGCCGCGACGCTCGATGTATGCGGTCGCGCATGAGATGCCGGCGCGGGAGCAGGAAGCCCGTACCCGCATCGAGTCCGCTTCACCGGCGCTCTATCATTTCGCCAACAACAATGTGGAGAGTGCGCTCGGTCATCACCCCGGCTACATGCTGATGCCGGAAGGCAGCTACGTGCACCCGCTGCTCGCGGCCGACGACCCGCCGGTGAAGCGCAACGACTATCTGCACTACCAGCTTTCGGTGACGCCTTATTCGCCGGCCGAGCGTTACGCCGGCGGACGCTATGCCATGATGAGCGACGGCAAGGATACGTTAGGAACCTGGACCGCGCGCAACCGGCCGATTTCAAACCGCGACATCGTCGCCTGGTACACGGTCGGCTTTCACCACATCACGCGGATGGAGGACTGGCCGGTGATGCCGACCCACTGGTTCGGCTTCACCTTGATGCCGCACAATTTCTTCGCATCAAATCCGGCGATGACGATCCGGGACGTGAAATAG
- a CDS encoding fatty acid desaturase, with the protein MDQEPTHASTASASRALAHALSGYREPNSGRSTFEIAITAIPFVLIWVLMWAGLAEGYWICLVLALPAAGFLVRLFMIQHDCGHGSFFRHRMANDWVGRVIGVLTLTPYDVWRRAHTLHHAGAGNLDRRGIGDIDTLTVSEYRALSRRGRILYRLYRHPVVMFGLGPAYVFILQQRLPTGGMRASWQAWLSAMATNAAIAVLVATMIWLVGIGLFLLVQLPITLLAASIGVWLFYVQHQFEDTFWDRGETWNVHEAGLHGSSHYDLPGVLRWFTANIGVHHVHHLCSRIPYYRLPQVLRDHPQLVELGRLTLLRSLGCVRQVLWDERQRKLISFREMRALPTG; encoded by the coding sequence ATGGATCAAGAACCGACCCATGCCTCCACTGCGTCCGCGTCCCGCGCGCTGGCCCATGCGCTCTCCGGCTATCGCGAGCCGAATTCCGGACGCAGCACGTTCGAGATCGCGATCACGGCGATACCGTTCGTCCTGATCTGGGTTCTGATGTGGGCCGGGCTCGCCGAAGGCTACTGGATCTGTCTGGTGCTGGCGCTGCCGGCCGCGGGTTTTCTGGTGCGCCTGTTCATGATCCAGCACGATTGCGGCCACGGCTCCTTCTTCCGCCATCGCATGGCGAACGATTGGGTCGGACGGGTCATCGGCGTGCTGACATTGACGCCGTACGATGTCTGGCGGCGCGCACACACCCTGCACCACGCCGGCGCCGGCAATCTCGACCGCCGCGGCATCGGCGACATCGATACCCTGACGGTGTCGGAATATCGCGCGCTCTCCAGGCGCGGCCGGATATTGTACCGCCTGTACCGGCATCCGGTCGTGATGTTCGGTCTCGGTCCGGCCTATGTGTTCATCCTGCAGCAGCGATTGCCGACCGGCGGAATGCGCGCCAGCTGGCAGGCCTGGCTCAGCGCGATGGCGACGAACGCCGCGATCGCGGTGCTGGTGGCCACCATGATCTGGCTGGTTGGCATCGGCCTGTTCCTGCTGGTGCAGTTGCCGATCACGCTGCTCGCCGCCTCGATCGGCGTCTGGCTGTTCTACGTCCAGCACCAGTTCGAGGATACGTTCTGGGATCGCGGCGAGACCTGGAACGTGCACGAAGCGGGCCTGCACGGCAGCTCGCATTATGACCTGCCCGGCGTGCTGCGCTGGTTCACCGCCAACATCGGCGTGCACCATGTCCACCATCTGTGCAGCCGCATCCCCTATTATCGGCTGCCGCAGGTGTTGCGGGATCATCCGCAGCTCGTGGAGCTCGGACGGCTCACGCTGCTTCGAAGCCTCGGCTGCGTGCGCCAGGTGCTGTGGGACGAGCGGCAGCGCAAGCTGATCTCGTTTCGCGAGATGCGCGCCCTGCCGACGGGCTAG
- a CDS encoding LysR family transcriptional regulator codes for MLMSDRIGSRMKLQDLHVLMTVAQAGSMGKAARILNTTQPNVSRAIGDLEHALGVRLLDRHRQGVEPTECGRALLSCGVAVFDDLRQGVKRIEFLADPTAGEVRIGTTQFLAASFVSALIDRLSRRHPRIAFHLVTGYVEPLHRELTERRVDLLIVRSPGPNTDERLDFEFLFEDRYVVVAGAKNPWARRRKIQISELAGECWVLPPAESVIGSIIMKTFRASGLDYPRATVVTDSPHMRVSLLETGRFITFFPASALRFLSSGPALKILAVELPVARRPNGIVTLRDRALSPVAQLLINSARELAKPMAKQK; via the coding sequence ATGCTGATGAGCGATCGCATCGGAAGCCGGATGAAGCTGCAGGATCTGCACGTGCTCATGACGGTGGCGCAGGCGGGCAGCATGGGCAAGGCGGCGCGAATCCTGAACACCACCCAGCCGAACGTTTCGAGAGCGATCGGTGATCTTGAGCATGCGCTCGGCGTCCGGCTGCTCGATCGCCACCGGCAAGGAGTTGAACCGACCGAGTGCGGTCGCGCCCTGCTGAGTTGCGGGGTGGCCGTCTTCGATGATCTCCGGCAGGGCGTGAAGCGCATCGAATTTCTGGCCGATCCTACCGCCGGGGAAGTGCGGATTGGCACCACCCAGTTTTTGGCGGCAAGCTTCGTTTCCGCCCTGATAGATCGGCTCTCGCGGCGCCATCCGCGGATCGCATTCCATCTCGTTACCGGCTATGTAGAGCCACTGCATCGAGAACTGACCGAACGCAGAGTTGATCTGCTGATCGTGCGAAGCCCGGGCCCCAATACCGACGAACGGCTGGACTTCGAATTTCTCTTTGAAGATCGCTACGTCGTCGTGGCCGGCGCGAAGAACCCGTGGGCTCGACGGCGCAAGATACAGATTTCCGAGCTGGCGGGTGAGTGTTGGGTGCTGCCACCTGCTGAAAGCGTGATCGGATCAATCATAATGAAAACCTTTCGCGCCAGCGGGCTCGACTATCCTCGCGCCACCGTGGTGACCGATTCCCCTCATATGCGCGTTAGTCTGTTGGAGACAGGGCGCTTCATCACCTTCTTTCCGGCGTCAGCGCTGAGATTTCTCAGCAGCGGCCCGGCACTCAAGATTCTGGCCGTGGAATTGCCGGTAGCCCGTCGGCCAAACGGAATTGTGACTCTTAGGGATCGCGCACTCAGCCCGGTCGCGCAGCTCCTGATCAATAGCGCCCGTGAGCTCGCAAAGCCGATGGCGAAACAAAAATGA
- a CDS encoding MmgE/PrpD family protein produces the protein MEPAEDTSRRRSPQRGRRRFLKQLAAGLAVGTQVFPAIAEEKADRPAAAATDQVTLAETLARYAAGLKYEDLPDDVVRIAKRTILDTVGCAFGGYTAGPSRIAQKLAGDVSAKQSATVLFSGIRTSPDLAVFANGVMIRYLDFNDAFVSLTHGAGHPSDTIAALLTAAELNGRSGRDLVTATVLAYEVFCKVADVFDYLGNGIDHSTITGIAAVVGAGSLMGLSPEQMVQAIGITVGGNTATRQGRSGALSNWKAFAAADACRKAMFSVQLAQNGMTGPGKVFEGSYGFFKVMGRKPVSPPQLGEPFGIRRCFTKRFPLGQFSQTVAQAALEVRTFASNPDDIQDVNIHVSRSAIKIMAEGPDKWRPQTHETADHSIPYAAGLMLMYGKIDPDYYEDPYLHDARLLDLVGRVKCLPSDEADRTENEFSLCELELVLKSGARKTVRVEYHRGHFKNPMTDAEMEEKFRLLAQKHLSADRIDNLLRLLWGIESLPQVGTLIAATRV, from the coding sequence ATGGAGCCCGCCGAGGACACGAGCCGGCGCAGGTCGCCGCAACGCGGGCGCCGGCGGTTTCTCAAGCAGCTCGCCGCCGGCCTTGCCGTGGGTACGCAGGTGTTTCCGGCGATCGCGGAGGAGAAGGCCGATCGCCCCGCGGCAGCGGCAACCGATCAGGTCACGCTTGCCGAAACCCTTGCGCGCTATGCCGCCGGGCTGAAATACGAGGACCTGCCTGACGATGTCGTGCGCATCGCCAAACGCACGATCCTCGACACGGTTGGCTGCGCGTTCGGCGGCTACACCGCGGGGCCGAGCCGGATTGCGCAAAAGCTCGCCGGCGACGTCAGTGCGAAGCAAAGCGCGACCGTTCTGTTCAGCGGCATCCGTACCAGTCCCGATCTTGCGGTGTTCGCCAACGGCGTGATGATCCGCTACCTCGATTTCAACGACGCCTTTGTCAGCCTGACCCATGGCGCCGGGCATCCGAGCGATACGATTGCGGCTCTGCTGACGGCGGCCGAACTGAACGGACGCAGCGGACGGGATCTCGTCACCGCGACCGTGCTGGCCTATGAGGTGTTCTGCAAGGTGGCCGATGTCTTCGACTATCTCGGCAACGGCATCGACCATTCGACCATCACGGGCATTGCGGCGGTGGTCGGCGCCGGCAGCCTGATGGGGCTTTCGCCGGAACAGATGGTGCAGGCCATCGGGATCACGGTCGGCGGCAACACCGCGACGCGCCAGGGCCGCTCCGGTGCGCTGTCAAACTGGAAGGCCTTTGCGGCGGCCGATGCCTGCCGCAAGGCGATGTTTTCGGTGCAGCTAGCGCAAAACGGGATGACCGGCCCCGGCAAGGTGTTCGAGGGAAGCTACGGCTTCTTCAAGGTGATGGGCCGCAAGCCGGTTTCGCCGCCGCAGCTCGGCGAGCCGTTCGGCATCCGCCGCTGCTTCACCAAGCGCTTTCCGCTCGGCCAGTTCTCGCAAACCGTTGCCCAGGCCGCCCTCGAAGTGCGGACATTCGCCAGCAACCCGGACGATATCCAAGACGTCAACATCCACGTCTCGCGCTCCGCGATCAAGATCATGGCTGAAGGCCCCGACAAGTGGCGGCCGCAGACGCACGAGACCGCCGATCACAGCATCCCCTATGCGGCCGGGCTCATGCTGATGTACGGCAAGATCGATCCCGACTATTACGAGGATCCCTATCTGCACGACGCGCGCCTGCTCGACCTCGTCGGCCGCGTCAAATGCCTGCCGTCGGATGAAGCCGACCGGACCGAGAACGAATTCAGCCTGTGCGAACTCGAACTCGTGCTCAAATCGGGGGCGCGCAAGACCGTCCGCGTCGAATATCACCGTGGCCACTTCAAGAACCCGATGACCGATGCCGAGATGGAAGAGAAGTTCCGCCTGCTGGCACAGAAACACCTCAGCGCCGATCGCATCGACAATCTGTTGCGGCTGCTGTGGGGGATCGAGAGCCTGCCGCAGGTGGGCACCCTGATCGCGGCGACGCGGGTCTGA
- a CDS encoding CaiB/BaiF CoA-transferase family protein, translating to MSALPLSGIKILDLTRVLAGPLSAQMLADLGAEVIKIERPGGGDDARAFGPPYLTDPEGKANNNNSFYLCANRGKKSVTVNIASPEGQEIIRELAKSCDVMMENYKVGDLKRYGLDYESIKAINPGIIYCSVTGFGQTGPYAPRAGYDAILQAMGGLMSVTGHLDGEPGAGPMKVGPSIVDYMTGMNSSIGILSALYHRDARGGEGQHVDVCLFDTVIASLSHYVQIFLVNGQTPPRRGTWGNGGMPAGVFRCTDGELMLVVGNDGQFARTCAVLGATELATDPRFVKNNDRVVHGKEIMAIFAGLFLKKPVAYWLDELEKAGVPSGPINDFAQVFDDPHVQSRGMKIKVNHPFEPELALVRNPLTFSGTPIKDYRAPPLLGADTSDVLATIGYDEAKVEALKKQKIV from the coding sequence ATGTCGGCTCTGCCACTTTCGGGCATCAAGATTCTCGACCTGACGCGCGTGCTCGCAGGGCCGCTCTCGGCGCAGATGCTGGCGGATCTCGGCGCCGAGGTGATCAAGATCGAACGGCCGGGCGGCGGCGACGACGCGCGCGCCTTCGGCCCGCCCTATCTCACCGATCCCGAAGGCAAGGCCAACAACAACAACTCGTTCTACCTGTGCGCCAACCGCGGCAAGAAATCCGTCACCGTCAATATCGCAAGCCCCGAGGGCCAGGAGATCATCCGCGAACTCGCAAAGTCCTGCGACGTGATGATGGAGAACTACAAGGTCGGCGACCTCAAGCGCTACGGGCTCGACTATGAATCGATCAAGGCCATCAACCCCGGCATCATCTATTGCTCGGTGACCGGCTTCGGCCAGACCGGACCCTATGCGCCGCGCGCGGGTTACGACGCGATCTTGCAGGCGATGGGCGGGCTGATGAGTGTCACCGGCCATCTCGACGGTGAGCCCGGCGCCGGCCCGATGAAGGTCGGCCCTTCCATCGTCGACTACATGACCGGTATGAACTCATCGATCGGCATTCTGTCGGCGCTCTATCATCGCGATGCCCGCGGCGGCGAGGGGCAGCATGTCGACGTTTGCCTGTTCGACACCGTGATCGCCTCGCTGTCGCATTATGTGCAGATCTTTCTCGTCAACGGCCAGACCCCGCCGCGGCGCGGCACCTGGGGCAATGGCGGCATGCCGGCCGGCGTGTTCCGCTGCACCGATGGCGAACTGATGCTGGTGGTCGGCAACGACGGCCAATTCGCGCGCACCTGCGCCGTGCTCGGCGCAACCGAACTCGCGACCGATCCGCGCTTCGTCAAGAACAACGACCGCGTCGTGCACGGCAAGGAGATCATGGCGATCTTCGCCGGATTGTTCCTGAAGAAGCCCGTGGCCTATTGGCTGGACGAACTGGAGAAGGCCGGTGTGCCCTCCGGTCCGATCAACGATTTCGCGCAGGTGTTCGACGATCCGCACGTGCAGTCGCGCGGCATGAAGATCAAGGTCAACCATCCCTTCGAACCGGAGCTGGCGCTGGTCCGCAATCCCCTGACGTTCTCGGGTACGCCGATCAAGGATTATCGCGCGCCGCCGCTGTTAGGGGCCGACACCAGTGACGTGCTGGCGACGATCGGTTATGATGAGGCGAAGGTCGAGGCGCTGAAGAAGCAGAAGATCGTGTAA
- a CDS encoding cupin domain-containing protein gives MKSTAKCGAELERVHVQPPKPEGRTYEVESRAYHAARPGFRIAEMQIGPTQTIPWHYHTQVQDTFYVINGTIRLLAREPEEEVCLTVGMTYSVRPGRPHLVANAGDISAVFLVLQGMGEHDFVPLT, from the coding sequence ATGAAGTCGACCGCCAAATGTGGCGCAGAATTGGAGAGAGTTCACGTGCAGCCGCCAAAACCCGAAGGCCGGACGTATGAGGTTGAAAGTCGCGCCTATCACGCCGCTCGGCCCGGTTTCCGCATCGCCGAGATGCAGATCGGTCCGACCCAAACGATACCCTGGCATTATCACACGCAAGTGCAGGACACGTTCTACGTCATAAACGGAACGATACGTCTGTTGGCGCGCGAGCCGGAAGAAGAGGTGTGCCTGACGGTCGGCATGACCTATTCTGTTCGTCCGGGACGCCCTCACCTCGTCGCTAATGCCGGTGACATCTCAGCCGTATTTCTGGTCTTGCAAGGAATGGGCGAACACGATTTTGTCCCGCTCACCTGA
- a CDS encoding amidase family protein: MAKKTVKKTVKKKTKSVAKKTASWKATKKTAPRPSAKPRPPKGPVWQWSAVETAAAIRSGAVSSVEVVEAHLARMRAVNPQLNAVVVDLSEEALTAAKAADSAAARRNPGLLHGVPVTIKENVDYEGRPNPNGVPAQMSIIAPSDAPVVHNLKKAGAVVIGLTNTPEFSFRGFTDNPLHGLTLNPWDPEITCGGSSGGAGAAVAAGIGTIAHGNDIGGSLRWPAHCNGIATIKPTQGRIPAYNESAAAERPMLAHLMSAQGPLARSVGDVRLALEVMSARDPRDPWWVPAPLAGPKPKGPIKVALAKLPADMDVDPSVRAALRTAADHLERAGYRVSEVEVPDINGVWHTWCDIIANETVTLQEAAMLKVASEDFHIAWNGIKAMANTLDLPGWMRATAARNGHIRAWQLFFEEYPVVLAPTTVKPTPGPREDAISPERAREVFWNDLRFISAINVLGLPSAVVPVALHAGKPIGVQLIAGRYREDLALDAAAAVEKRAGMLVRQLWERG, from the coding sequence GTGGCCAAGAAGACCGTGAAGAAGACCGTGAAGAAGAAAACAAAGAGCGTCGCGAAGAAAACGGCGTCCTGGAAAGCCACGAAGAAAACCGCGCCGCGCCCCTCCGCCAAGCCGCGCCCGCCCAAGGGGCCGGTCTGGCAATGGTCCGCCGTGGAGACGGCCGCGGCGATCCGCTCCGGCGCGGTTTCCTCGGTCGAGGTCGTCGAGGCGCATCTCGCGCGGATGCGCGCGGTCAATCCACAACTCAACGCCGTTGTCGTCGATTTGTCCGAAGAAGCGCTCACGGCGGCGAAAGCCGCCGACAGTGCGGCAGCGAGGCGGAACCCCGGCCTGCTGCACGGCGTACCTGTTACCATCAAGGAAAACGTCGACTATGAGGGGCGACCCAACCCCAACGGCGTGCCGGCGCAAATGAGCATCATCGCGCCCTCCGACGCGCCGGTGGTGCACAATCTCAAAAAAGCCGGTGCTGTCGTCATCGGCCTGACCAATACGCCCGAATTTTCGTTCCGCGGCTTCACCGACAACCCGCTGCACGGACTGACGCTGAACCCGTGGGATCCCGAAATCACCTGCGGCGGCTCGTCCGGCGGCGCCGGCGCTGCGGTAGCGGCCGGGATCGGAACCATCGCGCACGGCAACGACATCGGCGGCTCCCTGCGCTGGCCGGCGCATTGCAACGGGATCGCGACCATCAAGCCGACCCAGGGCCGTATCCCCGCCTATAACGAGAGTGCCGCGGCCGAACGGCCGATGCTCGCGCATCTGATGTCGGCGCAGGGGCCGCTGGCACGCAGCGTCGGCGACGTAAGGCTCGCACTCGAAGTCATGAGCGCGCGCGATCCGCGCGACCCGTGGTGGGTGCCGGCGCCCTTGGCCGGCCCGAAACCGAAAGGACCGATCAAGGTCGCGCTGGCAAAACTGCCCGCCGACATGGATGTCGATCCTTCGGTACGTGCTGCGCTGAGAACGGCCGCCGACCATCTCGAGCGCGCCGGCTACCGGGTCAGCGAGGTTGAGGTCCCCGATATCAACGGCGTCTGGCACACCTGGTGCGACATCATCGCCAACGAAACCGTGACGTTGCAGGAAGCCGCGATGCTCAAGGTGGCCTCGGAAGATTTCCACATCGCCTGGAACGGCATCAAGGCGATGGCCAACACGCTCGACCTGCCCGGCTGGATGCGTGCGACAGCGGCCCGCAACGGTCATATCCGCGCCTGGCAGTTGTTCTTCGAGGAATACCCGGTCGTGCTTGCGCCGACGACGGTGAAGCCGACGCCGGGCCCGCGCGAGGATGCGATCAGCCCGGAACGCGCGCGCGAGGTGTTCTGGAACGATCTGCGCTTCATTTCCGCTATCAACGTGCTCGGCCTGCCCTCTGCCGTGGTGCCAGTCGCGCTGCATGCGGGCAAGCCGATCGGCGTGCAGTTGATCGCGGGGCGCTATCGAGAGGATCTCGCGCTCGATGCGGCAGCCGCCGTCGAGAAGCGCGCCGGAATGCTGGTGCGTCAGCTCTGGGAAAGGGGCTGA
- a CDS encoding tripartite tricarboxylate transporter substrate binding protein, which yields MLTLQERPHRRHGRRRLVTHSRRQLLHLAAGAAALPALSSVAWAYPYPSRPVRIIVGFAAGGPNDILARLIGQWLSERLGQPFVIENRPGAGSNIATEAVVRAVPDGNTLLLVGTPNAINTTLYEKLQFDFIRDIAPVAGLIRGALVMVVHPSVPAKTLPEFIDYAKAHPGKLFYGSGGVGGITHITAELFKQEAGLDIQHVPYRGVAPALTDLLGGQVQVLFTNLAILIGYIGAGKLRALAITTATRSDALPDIPTIAESVPGYEASSVFGLGAPRNTPTEIINKLNKEINAALVDPDFKARLAHLDGTTLGGSPADFGKLIADETVKWGKVIQLANIKPE from the coding sequence ATGTTGACACTTCAGGAGCGGCCGCACAGGCGGCACGGGAGGCGCAGGCTGGTGACACATTCCCGACGCCAACTTCTCCACCTTGCTGCGGGTGCTGCTGCGCTCCCTGCGCTCTCATCGGTCGCTTGGGCGTATCCTTATCCCTCGAGGCCGGTGCGTATCATTGTCGGCTTTGCCGCTGGCGGCCCGAATGACATCCTTGCGCGTCTGATCGGACAGTGGTTGTCGGAGCGGCTCGGCCAGCCATTCGTCATCGAAAACCGGCCCGGCGCCGGCAGCAATATCGCGACCGAGGCGGTCGTGCGCGCAGTTCCGGATGGAAATACGCTGCTCCTCGTCGGCACGCCAAACGCGATCAACACCACGCTGTACGAAAAGCTCCAGTTCGATTTCATTCGGGACATTGCGCCCGTGGCCGGGTTGATCCGCGGCGCCCTCGTCATGGTGGTCCATCCCTCGGTACCGGCCAAGACGCTTCCCGAGTTCATCGACTATGCCAAGGCGCATCCGGGCAAGCTGTTCTACGGGTCAGGCGGCGTCGGCGGGATCACCCACATCACCGCCGAGCTATTCAAGCAAGAGGCCGGCCTCGATATACAGCATGTGCCCTATCGCGGCGTGGCGCCCGCGCTCACCGATCTGCTTGGTGGTCAGGTGCAGGTCCTCTTTACCAACCTCGCCATCTTGATCGGGTATATCGGGGCCGGCAAGCTGCGCGCGCTCGCGATAACTACGGCGACGCGGTCAGACGCGCTGCCGGACATCCCGACGATAGCCGAGTCCGTCCCCGGATATGAGGCGAGCTCGGTCTTTGGTCTCGGAGCGCCCAGGAACACGCCCACCGAGATCATCAACAAGCTCAACAAGGAGATCAACGCCGCACTCGTCGATCCCGATTTCAAGGCGCGGCTTGCCCACCTGGATGGCACCACGCTTGGCGGCTCGCCCGCCGATTTCGGCAAGCTTATTGCCGACGAAACCGTGAAGTGGGGCAAGGTGATCCAGCTGGCCAATATCAAGCCGGAATGA